The following is a genomic window from Candidatus Zixiibacteriota bacterium.
GCCGTCGTCCTCGACGTCGATCTTGACGCCCGTCGCCTCGATGATGCCCCGAATCACCTTTCCGCCCGGACCGATGATCTCCCGGATCTTGTCGGGTTTGACCTTCAGGGTGGTGATCCGCGGCGCATGACCCGAGATGCTGGTGCGAGGCGCCGACAGCGTCCGGTTCATGATCTCGAGAATCGCCAGGCGTCCTTCGCGCGCCTGGTGCAGCGCCTGGCGCATGATCTCCCGGTTGACTCCGGAGATCTTGATGTCCATCTGGAGCGAGGTCACGCCCGCCGGCGTTCCCGCCACCTTGAAGTCCATGTCTCCGAGATGATCTTCGTCGCCCAGGATGTCTGAGAGAACGCGAACGTGCTCACCCTCCTTGATCAGCCCCATCGCGATGCCCGCCACTGGAGCCGCGACCGGCACGCCGGCGTCCATGAGCGAAAGCGAGCCGCCGCAGACGGTCGCCATCGACGTCGAGCCGTTCGACTCCAGCACCTCGGAGACGATGCGGATGGTGTAGGGGAAGGTGTTCTCGTCGGGAAGCACCGGAAGGAGCGCCCTTTCCGCCAAGTTACCGTGGCCGATCTCGCGCCGGCTCGGACCCCGCAGGAACTTGACCTCGCCGACGCTGAAGGGCGGGAAGTTGTAATGCAGCATGAACTTCTTGTAGTGCTCGCCGATCAGGGCATCGATCTTCTGCTCGTCCGAGGCCGTTCCGAGCGTGGTCACCACCAGAGCCTGAGTCTCGCCGCGCGTAAACAGCGCCGAGCCGTGGGTGCGGGGCAGAACCTCTACCTCGCAGCTGATCGGCCTGATGTCCTTCAGGCCCCGGCCGTCGATTCGCCGCTCGTGAAAGACGATCAGGTTGCGAAAACAGCTGCGCTTGAGGTCCTCGAAGGCTCCCTTGATGTCCTTTTCCTTGTCCGGAAACTCCGCCAGCGCCTCGGCGGTCACCTCGCTCTTGATCTCGGCGATCCGCTTGTAGCGCTCGAGCTTCTCGGGAATCTCGATCGCCTCCTGCAGCTTCGCCTCGGCCAGCTCGCGTACCCTTTGCTCGACCGCAGGGTCGCGCACGGCGATGGGTACCTGGCGCTTGGGTTTCCCGACCTCGCGGCGCAGCTCCTCCTGAATGTCGATCAGCGGCTGGAGCGCCTGATGCCCCGTGAACAGGGCTTCCAGGATCTCGTCCTCGGGCACCATCTTGGCGCCGCCCTCGACCATGACGATCGCGTCGCGGCTGCCCGAAATGAAAATGTCGGTGTCGCTTTCCTGGAGCTCGCTCTGGGTAGGGTTGATCACCCAGCGTCCTCCCACCCGTCCGACCCGCACCCCGGCGAGGGGACCGTTGAAGGGGATGTCGGAAACATGAAGAGCGACGGAGGCGCCGAGCATGGCGACGGTGTCCGGATCGTTTTCACGGTCGGCCGAGAGGACCGTCGCGATGATCTGCGTCTCGCATCGGATTCCCTCCGCGAAGAGCGGGCGGATCGACCGGTCGATCAGGCGACAGGTCAGAATCTCCTTTTCCGACGGTCGCCCCTCCCGCTTGAAAAAGCCGCCGGGGATCTTGCCCGCGGCGAAGGTCTTTTCCTGGTAATCGACGGTCAGCGGGAAGAAATCGACGTCGCCCCGCACCTCTTTCGCCGCCACCGCCGTCACCAGGACGACGGTCTCGCCGTAGCGGACGAGCGCGGCCCCGTCGGCTTGCTTGGCGAGCTTGCCGATTTCTATGGATAGGGGACGGCCGTAAAAATCCAGTTGCACGCTTTTAACCATAAGAAGTCCTCTGAAACGAGAGGTGCTTTAACGGAGGAGATGACGGCGGGAACCGACGCGGAACAGCTATTTCCTGATTCCGAGCCGCTGGATCAGACTCTGGTATCTCGAGAAATCGTTTCTCTTGAGATAATCCAGCAGCCTCCTGCGCTGGCCTACCAGCTTCAGAAGGCCGCGACGGGAGTGGTGATCCTTGACATGCACCTTGAAGTGCTCGGTGAGGTAATCGATACGCTGACTCAGCAAAGCGACCTGCACTTCCGGAGAGCCCGTATCCGTCGGGTGAAGTCTGAACTGCTCGATCGTCGTCTGCGTGTCCCGTTGAGCAATTCCCATGTTTCTCCGCTTTTTTCTCTCTTTCGTTTCTTTTTGCAAAATTTTTACCACACACCCGGGAGTTTGTAAAGGCGCGGCATCCCGGGACCCTTCGGCCCAGCCGCCGGGGCCCAAAAATAGGGATGCCGCCGACCCGGCAAATATGGTAAACTTTTTGCTCGTGAAACGGCTCGGAATCGCTCTTTTCCTCCTCGGGCTGGCTCCGGCGCCCTGGCGGGCCGCCGGAGCTGAGTTTTACCGCTGGGTGGACCGAAACGGGGTGGTTCATTTCACGGATAACCTGCACAGCATCCCGAAATCCCAGCGCGAGGGCGCGGCCCGCATCCCGGTACGCGAAAGCCCCAGGGCCGCCGAGCCGGAAAAGCCGGCTTCACCCGACAAGGCCTCGATCCCTTTCGAAAAGCGAGGCGAGGTGGTCATCGTCGAGGCGACCCTGAACCGGAAGACCGCCGCAAGGTTTGTGGTCGATACGGGCGCAAGCTACACCTTCATTTCGGCGGCTACCGCCAAGGCCCTCGATCTCCAGGTCGACCCCGACGCCCGCACGGTGCCCTTCCAGACGGCCAACGGCGTGATCCAGGCGCCGCTCGCCCGGCTCGACTCGATCTCGGTGGGGGGGATGGAGGTCGAAAACCTGACCGCGGCGGTCCACGACGCCCTGCCCGGTTCCACGGCGGCCGGGCTCCTCGGCCTCAACTTCCTCAGCCGTTTCCGGCTGGACATCGACACCGAGAAAGGACTCCTCCACC
Proteins encoded in this region:
- the rpsO gene encoding 30S ribosomal protein S15 — its product is MGIAQRDTQTTIEQFRLHPTDTGSPEVQVALLSQRIDYLTEHFKVHVKDHHSRRGLLKLVGQRRRLLDYLKRNDFSRYQSLIQRLGIRK
- a CDS encoding TIGR02281 family clan AA aspartic protease, with the translated sequence MKRLGIALFLLGLAPAPWRAAGAEFYRWVDRNGVVHFTDNLHSIPKSQREGAARIPVRESPRAAEPEKPASPDKASIPFEKRGEVVIVEATLNRKTAARFVVDTGASYTFISAATAKALDLQVDPDARTVPFQTANGVIQAPLARLDSISVGGMEVENLTAAVHDALPGSTAAGLLGLNFLSRFRLDIDTEKGLLHLEKK
- the pnp gene encoding polyribonucleotide nucleotidyltransferase, translated to MVKSVQLDFYGRPLSIEIGKLAKQADGAALVRYGETVVLVTAVAAKEVRGDVDFFPLTVDYQEKTFAAGKIPGGFFKREGRPSEKEILTCRLIDRSIRPLFAEGIRCETQIIATVLSADRENDPDTVAMLGASVALHVSDIPFNGPLAGVRVGRVGGRWVINPTQSELQESDTDIFISGSRDAIVMVEGGAKMVPEDEILEALFTGHQALQPLIDIQEELRREVGKPKRQVPIAVRDPAVEQRVRELAEAKLQEAIEIPEKLERYKRIAEIKSEVTAEALAEFPDKEKDIKGAFEDLKRSCFRNLIVFHERRIDGRGLKDIRPISCEVEVLPRTHGSALFTRGETQALVVTTLGTASDEQKIDALIGEHYKKFMLHYNFPPFSVGEVKFLRGPSRREIGHGNLAERALLPVLPDENTFPYTIRIVSEVLESNGSTSMATVCGGSLSLMDAGVPVAAPVAGIAMGLIKEGEHVRVLSDILGDEDHLGDMDFKVAGTPAGVTSLQMDIKISGVNREIMRQALHQAREGRLAILEIMNRTLSAPRTSISGHAPRITTLKVKPDKIREIIGPGGKVIRGIIEATGVKIDVEDDGTVTIASSDEAAARKAVEMVQRIAAEAEVGKIYKGTVRKIVDFGAFVEILPGTDGLVHISQLAPERVRRVSDVLKEGDEVMVKVLEIDKQGKIRLSRKEALLETSKRPPSGSGQTSDDARD